One window from the genome of Gadus morhua chromosome 16, gadMor3.0, whole genome shotgun sequence encodes:
- the ckmb gene encoding creatine kinase, muscle b, with translation MAKNCHNDYKMKFSGDEEFPDLSLHNNHMAKVLTKDIYNKLRGKSTPSGFTVDDIIQTGVDNPGHPFIMTVGCVAGDEESYEVFKDLLDPIISDRHSGYKPTDKHRTDLNFENLKGGDDLDPAYVLSSRVRTGRSIKGFTLPPHNSRGERRTIEKLSIEALATLSGEFKGKYYPLNGMTDKEQDQLINDHFLFDKPVSPLLTCAGMARDWPDARGIWHNDAKTFLVWVNEEDHLRVISMQQGGNMKEVFRRFCTGLLKIEETFKKHNHGFMWNEHLGYVLTCPSNLGTGLRGGVHVKLPKLSTHAKFEEILTRLRLQKRGTGGVDTASVGGVFDISNADRLGSSEVDQVQMVVDGVKLMVAMEKKLEKSESIDDMIPAQK, from the exons ATGGCAAAGAACTGCCACAATGACTACAAGATGAAGTTCTCCGGGGACGAGGAGTTCCCCGATCTGTCTCTGCACAACAACCACATGGCCAAG GTGCTGACCAAGGACATTTACAACAAGCTGAGGGGAAAGTCCACCCCCAGTGGCTTCACCGTGGATGACATCATCCAGACCGGTGTGGATAACCCCG gccACCCCTTCATCATGACCGTGGGCTGCGTCGCTGGTGACGAGGAGTCCTACGAGGTCTTCAAGGATCTGCTGGACCCCATCATCTCCGACCGTCACAGTGGATACAAACCCACCGACAAGCACAGGACCGACCTGAACTTCGAGAACCTGAAG GGAGGAGATGACCTGGACCCCGCCTACGTGCTCTCCAGCCGCGTGCGTACCGGACGCTCCATCAAGGGGTtcaccctgcccccccacaACAGCCGTGGGGAGCGCAGAACCATCGAGAAGCTCTCCATCGAGG CTCTGGCCACCCTGAGCGGTGAGTTCAAGGGTAAGTACTACCCCCTGAACGGCATGACCGACAAGGAGCAGGACCAGCTGATCAACGACCACTTCCTGTTCGACAAGCCCGTCTCCCCCCTGCTGACCTGCGCCGGCATGGCCCGCGACTGGCCCGACGCTAGAGGCATCTG gcacaACGATGCTAAGACTTTCCTGGTCTGGGTGAACGAGGAGGATCATCTCCGCGTCATCTCCATGCAGCAGGGTGGCAACATGAAGGAGGTGTTCAGACGCTTCTGCACCGGTCTGCtgaag ATCGAGGAGACCTTCAAGAAGCACAACCACGGCTTCATGTGGAACGAGCATCTGGGATACGTGCTCACCTGCCCCTCCAACCTGGGAACCGGCCTGCGCGGCGGCGTGCACGTCAAACTCCCCAAGCTCAGCACACACGCCAAGTTCGAGGAGATCCTCACCAGGCTGCGTCTGCAGAAGCGCGGAACCG GTGGCGTCGACACAGCCTCCGTGGGCGGTGTGTTCGACATCTCCAACGCCGATCGTCTGGGCTCCTCCGAGGTCGATCAGGTCCAGATGGTGGTTGATGGTGTCAAGCTGATGGTGGCGATGGAGAAGAAGCTGGAGAAGTCCGAGTCCATCGACGACATGATCCCTGCCCAGAAGTAA